A single window of Rhipicephalus microplus isolate Deutch F79 chromosome 5, USDA_Rmic, whole genome shotgun sequence DNA harbors:
- the LOC142817314 gene encoding uncharacterized protein LOC142817314, producing MTGFLITCFLIAGSLTSAQGLIRGRIDGKGFRGHWSAGIADVGPRGAPGVSAVFRASFGGSFSSDTEDEPTSGGFGYGRTRSTRRTPAKTYSRYLEHEPRRWYEDYGGLGNEDYGHPLYSEHKAPWAGGYENGYGHMGYNPYPYAIGNGYSERLSLEKPRWR from the exons ATGACAGGGTTCCTGATAACCTGCTTTCTGATCGCTG GAAGCTTGACTAGTGCACAAGGGCTAATAAGAGGGCGTATAGATGGCAAAGGATTCAGAGGACACTGGTCAGCCGGCATTGCGGATGTCGGGCCGCGGGGGGCACCCGGTGTTTCTGCGGTATTCCGGGCATCGTTTGGCGGAAGCTTTAGCAGTGACACGGAAGATGAACCTACGTCAGGCGgcttcg GCTATGGGCGGACTCGAAGTACTAGGCGGACCCCCGCCAAAACATATTCGAGGTATCTCGAGCATGAACCACGGCGTTGGTATGAAGATTACGGTGGTTTGGGAAATGAAGATTACGGACACCCACTCTACAGTGAACACAAGGCGCCATGGGCAGGTGGATATGAAAATGGCTACGGGCACATGGGATACAATCCCTACCCTTACGCCATTGGCAACGGCTACAGCGAACGCTTAAGTCTTGAGAAACCCCGCTGGCGTTAG